A window from Hymenobacter volaticus encodes these proteins:
- a CDS encoding GNAT family N-acetyltransferase: MLNHSLKPTSALTQAPVLETERLVLRSYRPDDLTEFAAMHRDPSFYRYLGGQPISREESWRRILTQQGHWSLMGFGYWAVEEKSTGRFIGSVGFADFNRDIKPSISGMPEIGWVLAPRVHGMGYATEAVRAVLAWGNRHFQTKETVCIIDSDNVPSLRVAHKFGYQEVARTTYKEQPIVILTRPQETASLG; the protein is encoded by the coding sequence ATGCTTAATCATTCGCTAAAACCAACTTCCGCGCTAACCCAAGCTCCGGTTTTGGAAACCGAGCGCCTCGTACTACGTAGCTATCGGCCCGACGATCTGACTGAGTTTGCGGCCATGCATCGGGACCCTAGTTTCTACCGTTACCTGGGCGGCCAACCCATTTCACGCGAGGAGTCGTGGCGGCGCATCCTGACGCAGCAAGGGCACTGGTCGTTGATGGGCTTCGGGTATTGGGCGGTGGAAGAAAAAAGCACGGGGCGGTTTATCGGCTCCGTGGGCTTTGCTGATTTCAACCGGGATATAAAGCCTTCCATCAGTGGCATGCCCGAAATTGGGTGGGTGCTAGCGCCGCGCGTGCATGGCATGGGCTACGCAACGGAGGCCGTCCGAGCCGTATTGGCATGGGGCAACCGGCATTTTCAAACCAAGGAAACGGTCTGCATCATCGACTCCGACAACGTGCCTTCTTTGCGGGTGGCGCACAAATTTGGCTACCAGGAAGTGGCCCGCACCACTTACAAAGAACAGCCCATTGTCATCCTGACCCGGCCGCAGGAAACTGCCTCGCTAGGCTAG
- a CDS encoding alpha/beta hydrolase: protein MSFFQRELLPFLDQNYRTDVSNRTLMGHSFGGYFVLYALTEALRTDTCYFTQYVAASPSLYYDNEHLRRAFTAASKATPHVKEQDLYLTMGGQELDGKNAESAATKAAFDAFVGVLSANPSLSIKLLTTIYPGYSHMETAIPSFTKSLKRLYQQP from the coding sequence TTGTCTTTTTTTCAGCGCGAGTTGCTCCCCTTCCTCGACCAAAACTATCGAACCGATGTGAGCAACCGCACGCTTATGGGACATTCGTTTGGAGGCTACTTTGTGCTATACGCGCTGACCGAAGCGCTTCGGACCGATACCTGCTACTTCACGCAGTATGTTGCGGCTAGCCCCTCCTTATACTACGACAACGAACACCTACGCCGTGCATTCACCGCCGCGTCCAAAGCAACTCCCCACGTCAAAGAGCAAGATCTTTATCTAACAATGGGCGGCCAGGAGCTAGATGGCAAAAACGCGGAAAGCGCCGCGACGAAGGCTGCTTTCGATGCGTTTGTAGGGGTGCTGTCGGCCAATCCATCCCTCTCCATTAAGTTGCTAACGACCATCTACCCCGGCTATAGCCACATGGAAACGGCCATTCCTAGCTTCACAAAGAGCTTGAAAAGACTTTATCAGCAACCATAA
- a CDS encoding carboxypeptidase-like regulatory domain-containing protein produces the protein MKLDLRFLYWLVSLRPVLVWTKVLLLLVLMEAQSFASQAQTLLTGTALDQESKVPLPDVTVQLKRSAESTRSLTDGSFSLPLPRQLHQDTLVFSRIGYANLRVALSSLALDKPAQFYLKPTPLALSPVVVTTNQLVEKKFGITNHKALVHFTDGTMARGKPFEIAQVIRLGPAVATLTSVNLYLAASQTDSATLTLHFYAFDGDRPTPKELARPIVRRVAIQQGWLKLNLANQGIHLQSDFVVGLEFLPSMASRHSIPYEIKLGGSTKSFARTSRETDWRVPPHHYRLYVTALVASSTRASRPDDSENKETAPSARLYSNAVQDSFSLYVQLPKGYAAHKKRRYPVVLLLDANAYFDIVHSETQKLKSLRQPILVGVGYRDARQMDSLRQRDYLYPAAPPADSLPLSGAAGSSCLFFSASCSPSSTKTIEPM, from the coding sequence ATGAAACTGGACCTGCGCTTTCTGTATTGGCTTGTAAGCTTGCGGCCGGTTTTGGTGTGGACGAAAGTTCTGCTACTGCTCGTGCTGATGGAAGCCCAAAGTTTCGCCAGCCAAGCGCAAACACTGTTAACCGGCACAGCACTCGACCAGGAGAGCAAAGTACCACTGCCCGACGTTACCGTTCAACTGAAGCGTTCCGCTGAAAGCACCCGCTCACTAACCGATGGCTCTTTTTCGCTGCCACTGCCGCGGCAACTCCATCAGGACACCCTTGTTTTTTCCAGAATTGGCTATGCCAACTTGCGGGTTGCACTTAGCAGCCTGGCCTTAGATAAGCCAGCGCAATTTTACTTGAAACCCACGCCCCTAGCGCTAAGCCCGGTTGTGGTTACGACCAACCAATTGGTGGAAAAGAAATTCGGCATCACCAACCACAAAGCCTTAGTCCATTTCACCGATGGCACGATGGCGCGGGGCAAGCCTTTCGAAATCGCCCAAGTAATCCGGCTTGGCCCGGCGGTGGCTACCCTAACCTCCGTGAATTTGTACCTGGCGGCGTCCCAAACTGATAGCGCAACCCTAACGCTGCACTTCTACGCCTTCGATGGTGACCGGCCTACTCCAAAAGAGCTAGCGAGGCCAATAGTTCGGCGAGTTGCTATTCAGCAAGGGTGGCTAAAGCTTAATTTGGCCAACCAAGGCATTCATTTGCAGAGCGACTTTGTCGTGGGCTTGGAATTCCTGCCTAGTATGGCTAGCCGTCATTCCATACCGTACGAAATAAAGCTCGGAGGATCCACCAAAAGCTTCGCCAGAACCAGCCGCGAAACAGATTGGCGCGTGCCGCCGCACCATTACCGGCTCTACGTGACGGCTCTCGTTGCAAGCAGCACCCGCGCCAGCCGCCCCGACGATTCCGAAAACAAGGAAACTGCGCCTTCCGCCCGGCTTTATTCCAATGCGGTGCAAGACTCTTTTTCCTTGTACGTACAGCTTCCCAAAGGCTACGCTGCTCACAAGAAACGCCGGTACCCCGTCGTGCTCCTGCTCGATGCCAATGCCTACTTCGACATTGTACACAGCGAAACCCAGAAGCTTAAGAGCCTAAGGCAACCCATCCTAGTGGGCGTTGGCTACCGGGATGCGCGGCAAATGGACTCTTTGCGTCAGCGGGACTACCTGTACCCGGCCGCGCCACCCGCTGATAGTCTGCCCCTTTCCGGGGCGGCAGGAAGTTCTTGTCTTTTTTTCAGCGCGAGTTGCTCCCCTTCCTCGACCAAAACTATCGAACCGATGTGA
- a CDS encoding NUDIX hydrolase has translation MSSEIKPWTTLSSELVFNHRWYKLRRDHVQLPTGQQLDDYFVSVRANVVLVFPVTEDQHVIMVRQYKHGIGEILIEVPGGVIDEGETSPLEAAKRELVEETGYVSDEMEQLIAVSDNPTKDTNRIYFFLARNARLVAAQHLDETENIEVLRVPLAQVEAMILAGKIRVSGSIALCLLALRKLGH, from the coding sequence ATGTCCTCCGAAATAAAGCCCTGGACCACGCTTAGCTCCGAACTCGTCTTCAATCACCGCTGGTACAAGCTCCGCCGCGACCATGTGCAACTCCCCACGGGCCAGCAGCTCGACGACTACTTTGTGAGTGTGCGGGCCAACGTAGTCTTGGTGTTTCCCGTCACCGAAGACCAGCACGTTATTATGGTGCGCCAGTACAAGCACGGCATCGGCGAAATCCTGATTGAAGTGCCCGGCGGCGTGATAGATGAAGGCGAAACCTCGCCGCTCGAAGCCGCCAAACGCGAGTTGGTGGAAGAAACCGGCTACGTTTCCGACGAGATGGAGCAGCTTATTGCAGTCAGCGACAACCCCACCAAGGACACCAACCGCATCTACTTTTTCCTGGCCCGTAACGCCCGCCTGGTAGCAGCTCAGCACCTCGACGAAACCGAAAATATTGAAGTACTCCGCGTGCCTTTGGCGCAAGTGGAAGCGATGATTCTGGCCGGCAAAATTCGCGTATCGGGCTCTATTGCGCTGTGTTTGCTGGCCCTGCGCAAGCTAGGTCACTAG
- a CDS encoding aldo/keto reductase has translation MQYRKLGKTGFSISEISLGTWQVGGKWGEPFSHPNADKILNAAVDGGINFIDTADVYGDGESEKAVGRLVRSRSEQIYVATKCGRQLQPHVNEAYTPESMRKFVEASLRNMQLETLDLIQLHCPPTEVYYRPEIFEVFDRLKEEGKIQNLGVSVEKVEEGLKAIEYPNVTTLQLIFNMFRQRPTELLFKEAQRRDVGLIVRVPLASGLLTGKFSAETSFSPEDHRNFNRQGEAFDKGETFSGVDYNTGLEAVEEIKHLFPDQPNLAPIALRWVLMFNEVSCVIPGASKPEQLTSNLQAAELPALSEEQMQQVQAIYDRKIKPQVHQIW, from the coding sequence ATGCAGTATCGCAAACTTGGTAAAACTGGCTTTTCCATTTCTGAAATCAGCTTAGGCACCTGGCAGGTGGGCGGCAAATGGGGCGAGCCGTTCAGCCACCCCAACGCCGACAAAATTCTGAACGCCGCCGTGGATGGCGGTATCAACTTCATTGACACCGCCGACGTGTACGGCGACGGGGAAAGCGAAAAGGCCGTCGGCCGACTCGTCCGCAGCCGCTCCGAGCAGATTTATGTAGCCACTAAGTGCGGGCGCCAGCTGCAACCGCACGTCAACGAGGCGTACACGCCGGAGTCCATGCGCAAATTCGTGGAAGCCAGCTTGCGCAACATGCAGCTCGAAACCCTGGATTTGATTCAGTTGCACTGCCCGCCTACAGAGGTCTACTACCGGCCCGAGATATTCGAGGTGTTCGACCGGCTCAAAGAAGAAGGCAAGATTCAGAACTTGGGCGTGAGCGTGGAGAAAGTAGAAGAAGGCCTTAAAGCCATCGAGTACCCCAACGTCACCACGCTACAACTCATCTTCAATATGTTTCGGCAGCGGCCCACGGAGCTACTCTTCAAAGAAGCCCAACGCCGCGACGTCGGGCTGATTGTGCGGGTGCCACTGGCCAGCGGATTGCTCACCGGCAAATTTTCGGCCGAGACTAGCTTCTCACCGGAGGATCATCGCAACTTCAACCGCCAGGGCGAAGCCTTCGATAAAGGCGAAACCTTCTCCGGCGTCGATTACAACACGGGTTTGGAAGCCGTCGAGGAAATCAAGCACTTGTTTCCGGACCAGCCCAACTTGGCACCTATTGCCCTGCGGTGGGTGCTTATGTTCAACGAAGTGAGCTGCGTAATCCCCGGCGCTTCCAAGCCCGAGCAACTCACTTCCAACTTGCAAGCAGCCGAGTTGCCCGCCTTATCCGAAGAGCAAATGCAGCAAGTGCAAGCCATCTACGACCGGAAAATTAAGCCGCAGGTGCACCAGATCTGGTAA
- a CDS encoding ABC transporter permease yields MSNGPLSSTRPALSWLWRMAWRDSRRSRSRLLLFVSAIVLGIAALVGIRGFGDNLARSIDEQARELVGADLVLSGSQPFDSTLAPTLRQLGRDRSDEVAFASLIQFPKGQGVRLAQIKGLTGNFPYYGDWLTEPTTAVATFRQSMTSRERVALVDDALLVQFAAKPGDSIRVGKLTFRIAGRVRKTPGQSGFSAAVAPTVFIPGQYLPETGLLQRGSRVQYRSYYQFAPGTNVDAIIKTLEKRLDKVNINSDTVTERKRQTGRSFTDLTRFLNLVAFVALLLGCVGVASAVSLYVREKVASVAVLRCLGASGSQAMLIYLLQIAAMGFVGASVGAALGTAVQLLLPQLFAGFLPVTVNVAVSWPAVAQGLVTGVLVAVLFALLPLLSIRRVSPLRTLRAAYKEDTAKPDPLRIVVYGLIVVFITGFAYLQTREWKQALGFAGGLLVTFFVLAGLGQGLRLLVRRFYPSSWSYVWRQGLANLYRPNNQTLLLTVSIGLGVFLMATLSLLQGLLLSRVQVSASDGQPNMVLFDIQPEQRAGVTQVLTSRRLPILQQVPVVTMRMAAINGQSTAELKKDTTNGRSRGGLTREYRVTYRNKLISSEKLDQGLAPYLPPDGIPRISVDSDFLRRLQVELGDTLTFNVQGAPLNTIIGGTRTVDWTRVQTNFQIVFPAGVLEPAPQFVVLMTRVPDNNVLAAVQRELVQRFPNVSAIDLGLVLQTLDDILSKISFVIRFMAFFSIATGLVVVVSSVIVSRYQRVQESVLLRTLGASRRQILRITLVEYALLGLLAAVAGLVLAVGAAWALAYFLFEVPFLPTMVPLLILAAVTTALTALIGLFNSRDVLTRPPLEVLRGEA; encoded by the coding sequence ATGAGCAACGGTCCGCTTTCTTCCACCCGGCCGGCACTAAGCTGGCTGTGGCGCATGGCGTGGCGCGATAGTCGCCGCAGCCGCTCCCGCTTGTTGCTTTTTGTGTCGGCCATCGTGCTCGGTATTGCCGCGCTGGTAGGCATCCGAGGCTTCGGCGACAACCTCGCGCGCAGCATCGACGAGCAGGCCCGCGAACTGGTCGGGGCCGACTTGGTACTTTCCGGCAGCCAGCCCTTCGATTCGACGTTGGCACCCACCTTGCGCCAACTCGGCCGCGACCGGAGCGACGAAGTAGCGTTTGCCTCGCTGATTCAGTTTCCGAAAGGCCAGGGCGTCCGCCTAGCGCAGATAAAAGGGTTAACCGGCAACTTTCCCTATTACGGCGACTGGCTCACGGAACCAACCACAGCGGTGGCCACTTTCCGCCAATCCATGACTTCGCGCGAGCGGGTAGCCTTGGTCGATGACGCCTTGCTGGTGCAGTTTGCGGCCAAGCCCGGTGACTCTATCCGGGTGGGTAAGCTCACGTTTCGGATTGCTGGGCGGGTACGCAAAACGCCGGGGCAGTCGGGGTTCAGTGCGGCGGTGGCGCCCACGGTGTTTATTCCCGGCCAGTATTTACCGGAAACGGGGTTGCTGCAACGGGGCAGCCGGGTGCAGTACCGCAGCTATTATCAGTTTGCGCCCGGCACCAATGTTGATGCCATCATCAAGACGTTGGAAAAGCGCCTTGACAAAGTGAATATCAACTCTGATACCGTGACGGAGCGCAAGCGGCAGACTGGCCGTTCGTTCACCGACCTAACTCGGTTCTTAAACCTGGTGGCCTTTGTCGCGCTGCTGCTAGGCTGCGTGGGCGTAGCTAGCGCCGTAAGCTTATACGTGCGCGAAAAAGTAGCCTCAGTGGCCGTGCTTCGGTGTTTGGGTGCCAGTGGCAGCCAAGCCATGCTGATTTATCTGCTGCAGATAGCGGCTATGGGGTTCGTGGGTGCTTCAGTGGGTGCCGCGCTGGGTACGGCGGTGCAACTGCTGCTGCCCCAACTGTTTGCGGGGTTCCTGCCCGTTACGGTGAATGTAGCTGTGTCGTGGCCGGCCGTAGCGCAGGGCCTCGTGACGGGCGTGCTGGTGGCCGTGCTGTTTGCGCTGCTGCCGCTGCTTAGTATTCGGCGGGTGTCGCCGCTTCGCACGTTGCGGGCGGCTTACAAGGAAGACACCGCCAAACCCGACCCGTTGCGCATCGTGGTATACGGCTTGATTGTCGTGTTCATCACGGGCTTTGCGTACTTGCAAACCCGCGAATGGAAGCAGGCGCTCGGTTTTGCGGGTGGATTGCTGGTCACGTTTTTCGTGCTGGCGGGCTTGGGGCAAGGCTTGCGCCTGTTGGTGCGGCGCTTCTACCCCAGTTCCTGGAGCTACGTGTGGCGGCAAGGCTTGGCCAACCTTTACCGGCCCAACAATCAAACCTTGCTGCTCACCGTCTCGATTGGGTTGGGCGTATTTCTAATGGCGACGCTTTCCTTGCTCCAAGGCTTGCTGCTGAGCCGGGTGCAGGTATCGGCCAGCGACGGGCAGCCCAACATGGTGCTTTTTGATATTCAGCCCGAGCAGCGGGCCGGCGTCACGCAGGTGCTCACCAGCCGCCGCTTGCCTATTCTGCAGCAAGTACCCGTCGTGACGATGCGAATGGCCGCCATCAACGGCCAATCCACAGCGGAACTCAAGAAGGATACGACCAACGGCCGCAGCCGCGGTGGGCTCACCCGCGAATACCGCGTCACGTACCGCAACAAGCTAATCAGTTCGGAAAAGCTCGATCAAGGTCTTGCGCCCTATTTGCCCCCCGACGGCATACCGCGTATTTCGGTGGATTCCGACTTTTTGCGCCGCCTGCAAGTTGAACTCGGCGATACGCTTACCTTCAACGTGCAAGGCGCGCCGCTCAACACCATTATCGGCGGTACTCGCACTGTGGACTGGACCCGGGTGCAAACCAACTTTCAGATCGTATTCCCGGCCGGCGTACTGGAGCCCGCCCCGCAGTTCGTGGTTTTGATGACGCGCGTGCCAGACAACAACGTACTGGCGGCAGTGCAGCGCGAGTTGGTGCAACGCTTCCCCAACGTGTCGGCCATCGACTTGGGGTTGGTACTGCAGACGCTAGACGATATTCTCAGCAAAATCTCGTTCGTTATTCGCTTTATGGCCTTTTTCAGCATTGCTACAGGCCTAGTAGTGGTGGTTAGCTCGGTGATAGTGAGCCGTTATCAGCGAGTTCAAGAAAGCGTACTGCTCCGTACGCTCGGCGCCAGCCGCCGTCAGATTCTGCGCATTACCTTGGTGGAATATGCCCTACTTGGCCTACTGGCCGCTGTAGCAGGTCTAGTGCTGGCCGTTGGGGCAGCTTGGGCGCTGGCTTACTTCCTGTTTGAAGTTCCCTTCCTGCCGACCATGGTCCCGCTCCTGATTCTAGCAGCGGTTACGACGGCCCTGACGGCCCTCATCGGCCTCTTCAACAGCCGCGACGTGCTAACCCGGCCACCCTTGGAAGTGTTGCGCGGCGAGGCGTAG
- a CDS encoding arylesterase, whose amino-acid sequence MKPVLSLFSCCLLLLAGCNSEPKSAEAPATTTPPTTAAPTSAGKQTILFFGNSLTAGYGVDPEEAFPALIGQKIDSAGLGYTVVNAGLSGETTAGGRSRVGWVLRQPVSIFVLELGGNDGLRGLPLTDTRKNLQAIIDTVRRRSPQTRIVLAGMQIPPNLGVDYATQFKALYGELARKNQLVLIPFLLEGVGGVAKLNQQDGIHPTAEGHRFVARTIWPILQPLLQQPAQASR is encoded by the coding sequence ATGAAACCTGTCCTGTCCTTGTTTAGTTGCTGTCTGCTACTGCTAGCCGGCTGCAACTCCGAGCCCAAAAGCGCTGAAGCGCCCGCCACCACTACACCGCCTACCACCGCCGCGCCCACATCCGCTGGCAAGCAAACCATCTTGTTTTTTGGCAACAGCCTCACCGCCGGCTACGGCGTCGACCCCGAAGAGGCGTTTCCCGCTTTGATTGGGCAAAAGATTGATTCTGCGGGTCTAGGCTACACCGTAGTAAATGCGGGCCTAAGCGGTGAAACCACTGCCGGGGGCCGCAGCCGCGTGGGGTGGGTGCTTCGCCAACCGGTGTCCATCTTCGTGTTAGAGCTAGGCGGCAACGACGGCCTGCGCGGCTTGCCCCTCACCGACACGCGCAAGAATTTGCAAGCCATTATTGATACTGTGCGGCGCCGCAGCCCCCAAACCCGCATCGTGTTGGCCGGCATGCAGATTCCGCCCAACCTCGGCGTCGACTATGCCACGCAGTTCAAAGCCCTCTACGGCGAGCTGGCCCGCAAAAACCAGTTGGTCTTGATTCCTTTTCTATTAGAAGGCGTCGGCGGGGTAGCCAAGCTTAATCAGCAAGACGGCATTCACCCTACGGCCGAAGGCCACCGCTTTGTGGCCCGCACCATCTGGCCCATCTTGCAACCCTTACTGCAGCAGCCGGCGCAGGCAAGCAGATAG
- a CDS encoding MaoC family dehydratase produces the protein MNKLTIRSLSELELHVGQELGVSEYHTITQAQINSFAAATLDYQWIHVDAERAATETPFKATIAHGYLTVSLLPYLWHQILSIENLKMQVNYEIEALRFNQAVTVDSQVRLRATLLSVKNLRGIAKARLEVTLEIKDQPKPAYTGIITFLYHFEA, from the coding sequence ATGAATAAGCTAACGATTCGCAGCCTGTCAGAACTTGAACTTCACGTAGGACAGGAACTCGGCGTTTCCGAATATCACACCATCACGCAAGCCCAAATCAACAGCTTCGCCGCCGCAACGCTCGACTACCAGTGGATACATGTGGATGCCGAAAGAGCCGCTACGGAAACACCCTTCAAGGCGACCATTGCGCACGGCTACCTCACGGTTTCGCTCCTGCCCTATCTGTGGCATCAGATTCTCTCCATCGAGAACCTGAAAATGCAAGTCAACTATGAAATTGAAGCATTGCGCTTCAACCAAGCCGTAACTGTGGATAGTCAGGTGCGGTTGCGGGCCACGCTATTGTCGGTGAAAAACCTGCGCGGCATTGCCAAAGCTCGGCTGGAAGTGACCCTAGAAATCAAAGACCAGCCAAAACCCGCTTACACCGGCATTATTACGTTTCTCTACCACTTCGAGGCATAA
- a CDS encoding DUF2911 domain-containing protein — protein sequence MRCPLSHVVSTVGCGLLLSLLPPARAALAQTTPIPAQTTQPAPTQAAPTKTAPAAPQESLIPLPQPSPHVVLQHAIGLTDVVVDYHAPSVKNRVIWQGLVPYNQIWRAGANENTVISFSDTVRINGKKLPGGKYSFYIMPRSDQDWDLVFNRVTTHWGAEGYNEKDDVLRIPVVPEASPHHETLLYWFSELTTGSAHLNLSWEKKTVSFFIDTNVQARVVAGIEKAVAARPNDWQLLAQAAEYLVQNNLNGEQALNYINESIRLQDVYLNNWIKARLLASKQDYDTAIVFGRKAIKLGEKDDTTFQSQLPNMRVALIEWQSKAY from the coding sequence ATGCGTTGTCCTCTCTCTCACGTTGTCTCTACGGTAGGTTGCGGTTTGCTCCTATCGTTGCTACCACCAGCTCGGGCAGCCCTAGCCCAAACGACTCCGATTCCTGCCCAAACCACGCAACCTGCCCCTACGCAAGCCGCTCCAACTAAAACTGCTCCTGCTGCGCCCCAAGAGTCGTTGATTCCTCTGCCGCAACCAAGTCCGCACGTCGTGTTGCAGCACGCCATTGGCTTAACCGATGTGGTAGTCGACTACCACGCTCCGAGCGTGAAAAACCGCGTTATCTGGCAAGGGTTAGTGCCGTACAACCAAATTTGGCGGGCCGGCGCCAACGAAAACACGGTTATCAGCTTCAGCGACACGGTGCGCATCAACGGCAAAAAGCTGCCCGGAGGCAAGTACTCGTTCTATATAATGCCCCGCTCCGACCAAGACTGGGACTTGGTGTTTAACCGCGTAACTACCCATTGGGGCGCAGAAGGCTACAATGAAAAAGACGACGTGCTGCGCATTCCGGTGGTGCCCGAAGCCTCCCCTCACCACGAAACACTGCTGTATTGGTTTTCGGAACTAACCACGGGCAGCGCCCACCTCAACCTGAGTTGGGAAAAGAAAACTGTGAGCTTCTTTATCGATACCAATGTGCAGGCCCGAGTGGTAGCCGGCATTGAAAAAGCCGTGGCCGCCCGCCCCAACGATTGGCAGTTGCTGGCGCAGGCCGCCGAGTATCTGGTGCAAAACAACCTCAACGGCGAGCAAGCCCTCAATTACATCAACGAGTCGATTCGCCTCCAGGACGTGTATCTCAACAACTGGATAAAAGCCCGCCTGTTAGCTTCCAAGCAGGACTATGATACGGCCATCGTCTTCGGGCGCAAGGCCATCAAGCTTGGCGAAAAGGACGACACCACCTTCCAGAGCCAACTACCCAATATGCGCGTGGCACTAATTGAGTGGCAGTCGAAAGCGTATTGA
- the hisG gene encoding ATP phosphoribosyltransferase, translating to MIRLAIQKSGRLSEDSLNLIRECGINFVASSYKLKTEATNFPLEILYLRDDDIPGYVQDGVADLGIVGQNVLVEAGYPALEIEALGFSKCRLSLAVPRAAGYDSVADLQGKNIATSYPAILGKYLAEHGVQANLHTISGSVEIAPSIGLAEAICDIVSSGSTLLGNGLREVETVFRSEAVLIANQNLSEEKREILEQLQFRMQAVRRARRNKYILLNAPTASLAAVKALLPGIKSPTVTALAEEGWVSVQSVVNEDDFWHITGQLKAVGAEGILVLAIEKMIS from the coding sequence ATGATTCGTCTTGCCATCCAGAAGTCGGGCCGCTTAAGTGAAGACTCGCTGAATTTAATTCGGGAGTGCGGTATTAACTTCGTTGCCAGCTCGTACAAGCTTAAAACCGAAGCTACCAACTTCCCCCTCGAAATCCTGTACCTGCGCGACGACGATATTCCCGGCTACGTGCAAGATGGCGTGGCTGACCTTGGCATTGTGGGGCAAAACGTGCTGGTAGAAGCTGGCTATCCCGCCCTGGAAATCGAGGCCCTCGGGTTCAGCAAGTGCCGCCTGAGTTTGGCCGTGCCGCGCGCCGCCGGCTACGATTCGGTGGCCGACTTGCAGGGCAAGAACATTGCTACCTCGTACCCCGCCATCCTCGGCAAATACCTCGCCGAGCACGGGGTGCAAGCCAACCTGCATACCATCAGCGGCTCGGTGGAAATTGCGCCGAGCATCGGGTTGGCCGAGGCCATCTGCGACATCGTGAGCAGCGGCTCGACGCTGCTTGGTAATGGCCTGCGGGAAGTGGAAACCGTATTTCGGTCGGAAGCGGTGCTAATTGCCAACCAAAACCTCTCCGAAGAAAAGCGGGAAATCCTGGAGCAATTGCAGTTTCGGATGCAGGCCGTGCGCCGCGCCCGCCGCAACAAATACATACTGCTGAACGCGCCGACTGCTTCGCTGGCCGCGGTGAAGGCACTCTTGCCCGGTATTAAATCCCCTACCGTTACGGCGCTGGCCGAGGAAGGCTGGGTGTCGGTGCAGTCGGTAGTGAATGAAGACGACTTTTGGCATATCACCGGCCAACTCAAAGCTGTGGGCGCCGAGGGCATTCTGGTGCTGGCTATCGAGAAGATGATTAGTTGA
- a CDS encoding AAA family ATPase, with product MQLVLFCGIQATGKSTFYMQRFFHSHVRISLDLLRTRNRERRLLQLCLETQMRCVIDNTNPTRAERATYIEPARAAGFEIVGYFFHSVAAEAVVRNQQRPPERQVPERGIRGTRNRFERPSRAEGFDQLYFVRALGNQEFQINDWQDEVQ from the coding sequence ATGCAGCTCGTTTTGTTCTGTGGGATTCAGGCGACGGGCAAGTCGACTTTCTATATGCAGCGTTTCTTCCATTCGCACGTGCGCATCAGCCTCGACCTGCTGCGCACGCGCAACCGGGAGCGGCGGCTGTTGCAGCTGTGTTTGGAAACCCAGATGCGCTGCGTAATCGACAACACCAACCCGACCCGCGCCGAACGAGCGACCTATATAGAACCGGCCCGTGCCGCGGGTTTCGAAATCGTGGGTTACTTCTTTCACTCGGTGGCGGCCGAAGCTGTGGTGCGCAACCAACAGCGCCCGCCGGAGCGCCAGGTTCCCGAGCGGGGCATCCGGGGTACGCGCAATCGGTTTGAGCGACCAAGCCGCGCCGAAGGTTTCGATCAACTCTATTTCGTGCGGGCCTTAGGGAATCAGGAATTTCAAATCAACGATTGGCAGGATGAAGTTCAATGA